A part of Pseudomonas sp. HR96 genomic DNA contains:
- a CDS encoding PAS domain-containing methyl-accepting chemotaxis protein: MRNNQPITQRERSFPAQQRLISTTDTKGAITYCNDAFVEISGFTREELIHAPHNTVRHPDVPVAVFEHMWATLKRGEPWMGIVKNRCKNGDFYWVNAYVTPILENRQVVGYESVRIKPSAEQITRAQALYQRLNQGKSAIPTSDRWLPVLRDWLPFILISQIGFLIGAWLNTHWGFALAAVLSVPLGLLGLRWQQRGIKRLLKLADQTTSDALIAQMYTDSRGSQARLEMALLSQEARLKTCLTRLQDTAEHLTDQARQSDSLAHQSSLGLERQRVETEQVATAINQMAATTQDVASHVQRTAEATQEANRLTGQGRDIAGETRLAIQKLSDSVGATGRTVTQLAKDSDEIGGVVDVIKGIADQTNLLALNAAIEAARAGEMGRGFAVVADEVRQLAQRTAESTGQIHGLIAKLQQTATAAVQTMDAGHRQAEEGVARVQQADEALQGISQAVAHITDMATQIAAATEQQSSVAEEISRNISTISSLADATSEQAQSSALLSEELTRTANSQYSLVERFNR, encoded by the coding sequence ATGCGTAACAACCAGCCCATCACCCAACGCGAACGCTCTTTCCCGGCGCAGCAGCGGTTGATTTCCACCACCGACACCAAGGGCGCCATCACCTATTGCAACGATGCCTTCGTCGAGATCAGCGGGTTCACCCGGGAGGAATTGATCCACGCCCCGCACAACACCGTGCGCCACCCGGACGTGCCTGTCGCCGTGTTCGAACACATGTGGGCCACCCTCAAGCGCGGTGAGCCGTGGATGGGCATCGTCAAGAACCGCTGCAAGAACGGCGATTTCTACTGGGTCAACGCCTATGTCACGCCGATCCTGGAGAACCGCCAGGTGGTGGGTTACGAGTCGGTGCGCATCAAGCCTAGCGCCGAGCAGATCACTCGCGCCCAGGCGCTGTATCAGCGGCTCAACCAAGGCAAATCGGCGATTCCGACCAGCGACCGCTGGCTGCCGGTGCTGCGCGACTGGCTGCCGTTCATTCTGATCAGCCAGATCGGCTTTCTCATCGGCGCCTGGTTGAACACCCACTGGGGCTTCGCCCTCGCCGCCGTGCTTTCGGTGCCACTGGGCCTGCTCGGCCTGCGCTGGCAGCAACGCGGCATCAAGCGCCTGCTCAAACTGGCCGACCAGACCACCTCCGACGCTCTGATCGCCCAGATGTACACCGACAGCCGCGGCTCCCAGGCGCGCCTGGAAATGGCTCTGCTGAGCCAGGAAGCGCGCTTGAAAACCTGCCTGACGCGCCTGCAGGACACCGCCGAACACCTCACTGACCAGGCCCGGCAGTCCGACAGCCTGGCGCACCAGAGCTCGCTGGGCCTGGAACGCCAACGCGTGGAGACCGAGCAGGTGGCCACCGCCATCAACCAGATGGCCGCCACCACCCAGGACGTCGCCAGTCATGTGCAACGCACTGCCGAGGCGACTCAGGAAGCCAACCGCCTGACCGGCCAGGGCCGTGACATCGCCGGCGAGACCCGCCTGGCCATCCAGAAACTGTCCGACTCGGTCGGCGCCACCGGGCGCACCGTGACTCAGCTGGCCAAGGACAGCGACGAGATAGGCGGCGTGGTGGATGTGATCAAGGGCATCGCCGACCAGACCAACCTGCTGGCGTTGAACGCCGCCATCGAAGCGGCGCGGGCCGGCGAGATGGGCCGCGGCTTCGCCGTGGTGGCCGACGAGGTGCGCCAACTGGCGCAGCGCACTGCCGAATCCACCGGGCAGATCCACGGCCTGATCGCCAAGTTGCAGCAGACCGCGACGGCCGCAGTGCAGACCATGGACGCCGGCCATCGCCAGGCCGAAGAAGGCGTGGCGCGGGTCCAGCAGGCCGACGAGGCGTTGCAGGGCATCAGCCAGGCCGTCGCACATATCACCGACATGGCCACTCAGATCGCCGCCGCCACCGAGCAGCAGAGCTCGGTGGCCGAGGAAATCAGCCGCAACATCAGCACCATCTCGAGCCTGGCCGACGCCACCAGCGAACAGGCGCAGAGCTCGGCGCTGTTGAGCGAGGAGTTGACCCGTACGGCCAACAGTCAGTATTCGTTGGTAGAACGGTTCAACCGGTAG
- a CDS encoding CPBP family intramembrane glutamic endopeptidase, translated as MQYWRGIALVLLSLGYAMAWHYGHLGKASVPVLVLLVLLGLATRHARVRPIGHAGFVLVGMALGFHALPGFDNALVIDQVTLSPDAPPFSMNLNLDKPLIGFWLLLFCPWVIAARPWRAVAAQTPVIASLTMALVFGLALLIGAVAWAPKWPQAGGLWVANNLLLVSLTEELLFRGYLLSFLQKRLQPHRHGALLAVLLSSLLFGLAHLGGGWAWFTLATLAGIGYGVAWQRGGLACAVLCHFCVNLLHFTLFSYPLKL; from the coding sequence ATGCAGTATTGGCGTGGGATCGCCCTTGTTCTTCTCAGCCTTGGCTATGCCATGGCCTGGCACTACGGCCATCTGGGTAAGGCCAGCGTGCCAGTGTTGGTCTTGCTGGTACTGCTTGGCCTGGCGACTCGACACGCCAGGGTGCGGCCCATAGGCCATGCCGGCTTCGTGCTCGTAGGTATGGCATTAGGCTTCCATGCCCTGCCTGGCTTCGATAACGCCCTGGTGATCGATCAAGTCACCCTGAGTCCCGACGCGCCGCCGTTCTCCATGAACCTCAATCTGGACAAGCCTCTGATCGGCTTCTGGTTGCTGCTGTTCTGCCCCTGGGTGATCGCTGCCAGGCCATGGCGCGCGGTAGCAGCTCAGACGCCAGTGATTGCCAGCCTGACCATGGCCCTGGTGTTCGGCCTGGCCTTGCTCATCGGTGCCGTGGCCTGGGCACCGAAATGGCCGCAGGCGGGAGGGCTGTGGGTTGCCAACAACCTGCTGCTGGTGAGCTTGACCGAGGAGCTGCTGTTTCGTGGGTACTTGTTGTCATTCCTGCAAAAGCGCCTGCAACCACACCGCCATGGCGCACTGCTGGCCGTGCTGCTGTCATCACTGCTGTTCGGCCTGGCGCACCTGGGCGGCGGCTGGGCCTGGTTCACGTTGGCGACACTGGCCGGCATTGGCTATGGCGTCGCCTGGCAGCGAGGCGGGCTGGCCTGCGCAGTGCTGTGCCACTTCTGCGTGAATCTGCTGCACTTCACTCTGTTCAGCTATCCGCTGAAGCTTTGA
- the acnA gene encoding aconitate hydratase AcnA, translating into MPSLDSLKTLKTLQVDERQYHYFSLPDAASQLGDLQKLPMSLKVLLENLLRWEDGKTVTGDDLKALAGWLDERRSDREIQYRPARVLMQDFTGVPAVVDLAAMRAAVAKAGGDPQRINPLSPVDLVIDHSVMVDHYGNKASFGENVDIEMQRNGERYAFLRWGQSAFDNFSVVPPGTGICHQVNLEYLGRTVWTKEEDGRTYAFPDTLVGTDSHTTMINGLGVLGWGVGGIEAEAAMLGQPVSMLIPEVIGFKLTGKLKEGITATDLVLTVTQMLRKHGVVGKFVEFYGDGLADLPLADRATIANMAPEYGATCGFFPVDDITLGYLRLSGRPEATVKLVEAYSKAQGLWRLPGQEPVFTDTLALDMDSVEASLAGPKRPQDRVSLPKVKQTFDDFRGLQLKPSGQDEGRLESEGGGGVAVGNADQKGDILYTWGGETHHLRHGAVVIAAITSCTNTSNPSVMMAAGLVAKKAVEKGLQRKPWVKTSLAPGSKVVTDYYKAAGLTRYLDELGFDLVGYGCTTCIGNSGPLDEPIEKAIQSGDLAVASVLSGNRNFEGRVHPLVKTNWLASPPLVVAYALAGSVRIDISSEPLGTGSDGEPVYLRDIWPSSQEIADAVAQVDTAMFHKEYAEVFAGDAQWQAIKVPQAATYVWQDDSTYIQHPPFFEDIAGPLPVISDVRGARILALLGDSVTTDHISPAGNIKPDSPAGRYLREKGVEPRDFNSYGSRRGNHEVMMRGTFANIRIRNEMLGGEEGGNTVYIPSGEKLAIYDAAMRYQQDGTPLVVVAGQEYGTGSSRDWAAKGTNLLGVKAVIAESFERIHRSNLVGMGVLPLQFTGGQSRKTLELSGRETLEIVGLTGAQLQPHMTLTLNITGENGSTQTVPLLCRIDTLNEIEYFKAGGILHYVLRQLIAA; encoded by the coding sequence ATGCCCTCCCTCGATAGCCTGAAAACCCTCAAGACGCTGCAGGTCGACGAGCGCCAGTATCACTACTTCAGCCTGCCCGATGCCGCCAGTCAGCTGGGCGACCTGCAGAAGCTGCCCATGTCGCTCAAGGTCCTGCTGGAGAACCTGCTGCGCTGGGAGGATGGCAAGACGGTCACTGGCGATGACCTCAAGGCGCTGGCCGGCTGGCTCGACGAACGGCGCTCTGACCGAGAGATCCAGTACCGCCCTGCCCGCGTCCTGATGCAGGACTTCACGGGGGTGCCAGCGGTGGTCGACCTCGCCGCCATGCGCGCTGCCGTGGCCAAGGCCGGCGGCGACCCGCAGCGGATCAACCCGCTGTCGCCGGTGGACCTGGTGATCGACCACTCGGTGATGGTCGACCATTACGGCAACAAGGCATCGTTCGGCGAGAACGTCGACATCGAGATGCAGCGCAACGGCGAGCGCTACGCCTTCCTGCGCTGGGGCCAGAGCGCCTTCGACAATTTCAGCGTGGTGCCGCCGGGCACCGGCATCTGCCACCAGGTCAACCTGGAATACCTTGGCCGCACCGTCTGGACCAAGGAAGAGGATGGCCGCACCTACGCTTTCCCCGACACCCTGGTCGGCACCGACTCGCACACCACCATGATCAATGGCCTGGGCGTGCTGGGCTGGGGCGTGGGCGGCATCGAGGCCGAGGCCGCGATGCTCGGCCAGCCGGTATCGATGCTGATCCCCGAAGTGATCGGCTTCAAGCTCACCGGCAAACTCAAGGAGGGCATCACCGCCACCGACCTGGTGCTCACTGTCACGCAGATGCTGCGCAAGCACGGAGTGGTCGGCAAGTTCGTCGAGTTCTACGGCGACGGCCTCGCCGACCTGCCGCTGGCCGATCGCGCGACCATCGCCAACATGGCCCCGGAGTACGGCGCCACTTGCGGCTTCTTCCCGGTCGACGACATCACTCTGGGCTACCTGCGCCTCTCCGGTCGCCCGGAGGCCACGGTCAAGCTGGTCGAGGCCTACAGCAAGGCCCAGGGCCTGTGGCGCCTGCCCGGCCAGGAGCCAGTGTTCACCGACACCCTGGCGCTGGACATGGACAGCGTCGAAGCCAGCCTGGCCGGGCCCAAACGCCCTCAGGACCGCGTATCCCTGCCCAAGGTCAAGCAGACCTTCGACGACTTCCGCGGCCTGCAGCTCAAGCCATCGGGCCAAGACGAAGGCCGCCTGGAGAGCGAAGGCGGCGGTGGCGTGGCGGTCGGCAACGCCGACCAGAAAGGCGACATCCTCTACACCTGGGGCGGCGAAACCCACCACTTGCGCCATGGCGCCGTGGTGATCGCCGCCATCACCTCGTGCACCAACACCTCCAACCCCAGCGTGATGATGGCCGCCGGGCTTGTGGCGAAAAAGGCCGTGGAAAAAGGCCTGCAACGCAAACCCTGGGTCAAGACTTCGCTGGCCCCCGGTTCCAAGGTGGTCACCGACTATTACAAAGCCGCTGGCCTGACGCGCTATCTGGACGAGCTGGGGTTCGACCTGGTGGGCTACGGCTGCACCACCTGCATCGGCAACTCCGGCCCGCTGGACGAACCCATCGAAAAAGCCATTCAGAGCGGCGACCTGGCAGTGGCGTCGGTGCTGTCCGGCAACCGCAACTTCGAAGGTCGCGTGCACCCGCTGGTCAAAACCAACTGGCTGGCTTCGCCGCCCCTGGTGGTCGCCTACGCCCTGGCCGGCAGCGTGCGCATCGACATCAGCAGTGAACCGCTGGGCACCGGCAGCGATGGCGAGCCGGTGTACCTGCGCGACATCTGGCCGAGCAGTCAGGAGATCGCCGACGCGGTGGCCCAGGTCGACACGGCCATGTTCCACAAGGAGTACGCCGAAGTGTTCGCCGGCGACGCGCAATGGCAGGCCATCAAAGTGCCCCAGGCGGCTACCTACGTGTGGCAGGACGATTCCACCTATATCCAGCATCCGCCTTTCTTCGAAGACATTGCCGGGCCGTTGCCGGTGATCAGCGATGTGCGCGGCGCCCGCATTCTGGCGCTGCTGGGCGACTCGGTGACCACCGACCACATCTCCCCGGCCGGCAACATCAAGCCTGACAGCCCCGCAGGCCGCTACCTGCGCGAGAAGGGCGTGGAGCCGCGCGACTTCAACTCCTACGGCTCGCGCCGCGGCAACCATGAAGTGATGATGCGCGGCACCTTCGCCAACATCCGTATCCGCAACGAAATGCTCGGCGGCGAGGAAGGCGGCAACACCGTGTATATCCCTAGCGGTGAAAAGCTGGCGATCTATGACGCCGCCATGCGCTACCAGCAGGACGGCACGCCGCTGGTGGTGGTCGCCGGCCAGGAATACGGCACCGGCTCCAGCCGCGACTGGGCAGCCAAGGGCACCAACCTGCTGGGCGTCAAGGCGGTGATCGCCGAGAGCTTCGAGCGCATCCACCGTTCCAACTTGGTGGGCATGGGCGTGCTGCCCTTGCAATTCACCGGCGGGCAGAGCCGCAAGACGCTCGAACTCAGCGGCCGTGAAACCCTTGAGATCGTCGGCCTGACCGGCGCGCAGTTGCAACCGCACATGACCTTGACCCTGAACATCACCGGCGAGAACGGCAGCACGCAGACCGTGCCGCTGCTGTGCCGCATCGATACCCTGAACGAGATCGAGTACTTCAAGGCCGGTGGCATCTTGCATTATGTTTTGCGGCAGTTGATCGCGGCTTGA
- the rlmM gene encoding 23S rRNA (cytidine(2498)-2'-O)-methyltransferase RlmM, protein MNTLFMHCRPGFEGEVCSEIADHAARLGVAGYARAKPQTACAEFICHEPAGPLRLMEQLRFAQLIFPRQWARGSHVELPETDRISVLLAQLQDYPLFGSVWLEVMDTNDGKELSNFCKKFETPLRKALEKAGRLQDNPALPRLLLTFKSGREVFLGVAEADNSAMWPMGIPRLKFPREAPSRSTLKLEEAWHHFIPREQWDERLSGDMTGVDLGAAPGGWTYQLVRRGMLVTAIDNGPMAESLMETGLVQHLMADGFTYKPKQPVDWMVCDIVEKPARNAALLETWLGEGLCREAVVNLKLPMKQRYAEVQRLLERIEEGFEARGVNVAIGCKQLYHDREEVTCHLRRLDIKKR, encoded by the coding sequence ATGAATACGTTGTTTATGCACTGCCGCCCCGGCTTCGAAGGCGAAGTCTGCTCGGAGATCGCCGACCACGCTGCCCGCCTGGGGGTGGCCGGCTACGCCCGCGCCAAGCCGCAGACCGCCTGCGCCGAATTCATCTGCCATGAGCCGGCGGGGCCGTTGCGGTTGATGGAGCAGCTGCGTTTCGCCCAGTTGATCTTCCCGCGCCAGTGGGCCCGTGGCAGCCACGTCGAACTGCCGGAAACCGACCGCATCAGCGTGCTGCTGGCCCAGCTGCAGGACTATCCGCTGTTTGGCAGCGTCTGGCTGGAGGTGATGGACACCAACGATGGCAAGGAGCTGTCGAACTTCTGCAAGAAATTCGAAACGCCGCTGCGCAAGGCCCTCGAGAAGGCCGGCCGGCTGCAGGACAATCCGGCACTGCCGCGCCTGCTGCTGACCTTCAAGAGTGGTCGCGAGGTGTTCCTGGGCGTCGCCGAAGCCGACAATTCGGCGATGTGGCCCATGGGCATCCCGCGCCTGAAGTTCCCACGCGAGGCGCCGAGCCGCTCGACCCTCAAGCTGGAGGAAGCCTGGCACCATTTCATCCCGCGCGAGCAGTGGGATGAGCGCCTGTCCGGCGACATGACCGGCGTCGACCTGGGTGCCGCGCCCGGCGGCTGGACCTACCAACTGGTGCGCCGCGGCATGCTGGTGACCGCCATCGACAACGGCCCGATGGCCGAGAGCCTGATGGAAACCGGGCTGGTCCAGCACCTGATGGCCGACGGCTTTACCTACAAGCCCAAGCAGCCAGTGGACTGGATGGTCTGCGACATCGTCGAGAAGCCGGCGCGCAACGCCGCCCTGCTCGAGACCTGGCTGGGCGAGGGCCTGTGCCGCGAAGCGGTGGTCAACCTCAAGCTGCCGATGAAGCAGCGCTACGCCGAAGTGCAGCGCCTGCTCGAACGCATCGAGGAGGGCTTCGAGGCACGCGGCGTGAACGTGGCGATCGGCTGCAAGCAGCTGTACCACGACCGCGAGGAAGTGACCTGCCATCTGCGGCGGCTGGATATCAAGAAGCGCTGA
- the tusA gene encoding sulfurtransferase TusA: protein MSEINQATPVDGVLDATGLNCPEPVMMLHQHIRDLTPGGLLKVIATDPSTERDIPKFCVFLDHELVGKAVEGGTYLYWIRKKAG from the coding sequence ATGAGCGAGATCAACCAAGCCACCCCGGTCGACGGCGTCCTTGACGCCACCGGCCTCAACTGCCCGGAACCGGTGATGATGTTGCACCAGCATATCCGCGACCTGACCCCCGGCGGCCTGTTGAAAGTCATAGCCACCGACCCGTCGACCGAGCGCGACATTCCCAAATTCTGCGTGTTTCTGGACCACGAGCTGGTGGGCAAGGCGGTAGAGGGCGGGACATATCTTTACTGGATTCGCAAGAAGGCGGGGTGA
- a CDS encoding MATE family efflux transporter yields the protein MTQTLLNSNNTGLSLGRGPRLRLELRTLLSLAGPIIIAQLAHTAMGFVDAVMAGRVGPRDLAAVALGNSIWVPVFLLMTGLLLATTPKVAQRYGSGEVTEIGPIVRQALWLALAAGLGATTLLLNAEPVLHLMKVDPLLVGPCMDYLRGIASGLPSVALYHVLRCCSDGMGRTRPSMVLGLCGLMLNIPLNYVFIYGHFGMPALGGVGCGWATAIVMWAMLLGMAGWVRWAPAYRQAAVFGRFQWPQWAILKRLLAIGMPIGIAVFAESSIFAVIALLIGSLGSTVVAGHQIALNVSSLVFMVPFSLGMAVTVRVGQALGRGQAREARYAAGVGIATALVYACFSASLMLLGREHIAAVYTADPEVIGLAAMLLVYAALFQFSDAVQVTAAGALRGYQDTRVTMLLTLFAYWGIGLPVGYVLGLTDWLGAARGPSGLWQGLIVGLTCAAIMLAIRVVRSARKRIRRGA from the coding sequence ATGACCCAGACACTCCTCAACTCAAACAACACCGGGCTCAGCCTGGGCCGAGGCCCGCGCCTGCGCCTGGAACTGCGCACCCTGCTGAGCCTCGCCGGGCCGATCATCATCGCCCAGTTGGCGCACACCGCCATGGGCTTCGTCGACGCGGTCATGGCCGGTCGGGTCGGGCCGCGCGATCTGGCCGCCGTGGCACTGGGCAACTCCATCTGGGTGCCGGTGTTCCTGTTGATGACCGGCCTGTTGCTGGCGACCACGCCCAAGGTCGCGCAGCGCTATGGCAGCGGCGAGGTCACCGAGATCGGCCCGATCGTGCGTCAGGCCTTGTGGCTGGCACTCGCCGCCGGGCTTGGGGCCACTACCCTGCTGCTCAATGCAGAGCCGGTATTGCACTTGATGAAGGTCGATCCGCTGCTGGTCGGCCCCTGCATGGACTACTTGCGCGGCATCGCCAGCGGGCTGCCTTCGGTGGCCCTGTATCACGTGCTGCGCTGCTGCAGCGACGGCATGGGCCGCACCCGCCCGAGCATGGTGCTGGGGCTGTGCGGGCTGATGCTGAACATTCCACTCAACTACGTGTTCATCTACGGCCACTTCGGCATGCCCGCCTTGGGCGGCGTGGGCTGCGGCTGGGCTACGGCCATCGTCATGTGGGCGATGCTGCTGGGCATGGCCGGCTGGGTGCGCTGGGCCCCAGCCTATCGCCAGGCGGCGGTGTTCGGGCGCTTCCAGTGGCCGCAGTGGGCGATTCTCAAGCGACTGCTGGCGATCGGCATGCCCATCGGCATTGCGGTGTTCGCCGAGTCGAGCATCTTTGCGGTGATCGCCCTGCTGATCGGCAGCCTGGGCTCCACAGTGGTGGCCGGACACCAGATCGCCCTGAACGTCAGCTCGCTGGTGTTCATGGTGCCGTTTTCGCTGGGCATGGCGGTGACCGTGCGCGTCGGTCAGGCCCTCGGCCGTGGGCAGGCGCGCGAGGCGCGCTACGCCGCTGGAGTGGGCATCGCCACCGCGCTGGTCTATGCCTGCTTTTCGGCGAGCCTGATGCTGCTGGGGCGCGAGCATATTGCTGCGGTGTACACCGCCGACCCCGAGGTGATCGGGCTGGCGGCGATGCTGCTGGTGTACGCGGCGCTGTTCCAGTTCTCCGACGCCGTGCAGGTCACCGCTGCCGGCGCCCTGCGCGGCTACCAGGACACCCGGGTGACCATGCTGCTGACCTTGTTCGCCTACTGGGGCATCGGCCTGCCGGTGGGCTACGTGCTCGGCCTGACCGACTGGCTGGGCGCGGCGCGCGGCCCGAGTGGGCTATGGCAAGGGCTGATCGTCGGCCTGACCTGCGCGGCGATCATGCTGGCGATTCGCGTGGTGCGCAGTGCGCGCAAGCGGATTCGGCGGGGGGCTTGA